A single window of Streptomyces cathayae DNA harbors:
- a CDS encoding carbohydrate ABC transporter permease codes for MSSRPLRTRRPAGGRPPVKARPPGSRSLASRMADRVGGGLVQAFLIVVGMFWLVPTLGLLLASLRTPEDMAADGWWTVFTEPSQLTFGAYETLLENGDITGSLLNTAYITVPATVLVVVIGSLAGYAFAWMEFPGRDWWFLGVVGLLVVPVQVALIPIAELFGSLGIFGSLVGVVLFHVGFGLPFAVFLLRNFFAEIPKELLEAARLDGAGELRLFARVVMPLAGPAIASLGIFQFLWVWNDMLVALIFTDSGSQPITVALQTQVRQFGNNIDVLAPGAFISMVIPLAVFFAFQRQFVSGVMAGAVK; via the coding sequence ATGAGCTCACGTCCGCTCAGGACGCGGCGGCCGGCCGGGGGGCGCCCGCCGGTCAAGGCGCGTCCGCCGGGGTCCCGTTCGCTCGCCTCCCGGATGGCCGACCGGGTCGGCGGGGGGCTGGTCCAGGCGTTCCTGATCGTCGTCGGGATGTTCTGGCTGGTCCCGACGCTCGGGTTGCTGCTGGCCAGTCTGCGCACCCCCGAGGACATGGCCGCCGACGGCTGGTGGACGGTGTTCACCGAGCCCTCGCAGCTCACCTTCGGCGCCTACGAGACCCTGCTGGAGAACGGCGACATCACCGGCTCCCTGCTGAACACGGCGTACATCACCGTCCCGGCGACGGTCCTGGTGGTGGTGATCGGTTCGCTCGCCGGATACGCCTTCGCCTGGATGGAGTTCCCGGGCCGGGACTGGTGGTTCCTGGGTGTGGTGGGGCTGCTGGTGGTGCCGGTGCAGGTGGCGCTGATCCCGATCGCCGAACTCTTCGGCAGCCTCGGCATCTTCGGCTCGCTGGTCGGCGTGGTGCTGTTCCACGTCGGCTTCGGTCTGCCGTTCGCGGTGTTCCTGCTGCGGAACTTCTTCGCGGAGATCCCGAAAGAGCTGCTGGAGGCGGCCCGGCTGGACGGCGCGGGTGAACTGCGCCTGTTCGCCCGGGTGGTGATGCCGCTGGCCGGGCCGGCCATCGCCTCGCTGGGCATCTTCCAGTTCCTGTGGGTGTGGAACGACATGCTGGTCGCGCTGATCTTCACCGACTCCGGGAGCCAGCCGATCACGGTCGCCCTGCAGACACAGGTACGGCAGTTCGGCAACAACATCGACGTGCTGGCGCCGGGCGCGTTCATCTCGATGGTGATCCCGCTGGCCGTGTTCTTCGCCTTCCAGCGGCAGTTCGTCTCCGGCGTGATGGCGGGCGCCGTGAAGTGA
- a CDS encoding carbohydrate ABC transporter permease: protein MASDTAAGVPEAPAAPKSRRSVTGTRRTVAALFLLPALLLLGALVVYPIGYSVIRSFYDQSGGGFAGLDNYRALFTDDGIRTALKNNVIWVVFAPTVATALGLVFAVLTERIRWGTAFKLVVFMPMAISMLAAGIIFRLVYDQDPDKGVANAVWVGVHDTFAESSAYPKAHPGRESPLEAAGGGAFVTKGTVRVGDTVALPLVGVAPDLIPDDAERAAAPKPQPDRITGTTWQDFTRGKGVGTLNGVDADELGYPGMRIEAVRDGTVVETATAAADGTFSLSAAADGAHLRLPASNFEEPYNGLDWLGPSLVTPAVIGSYIWMWAGFAMVLIAAGLAGMPRELLEAARVDGANEWQVFRRVTVPLLAPVLAVVTVTLMINVLKVFDLVFIIAPGSSQDDADVLALELYRKGFSEDQPGIASAIAVFLLLLVIPVMWFNVRRLRREVRR from the coding sequence ATGGCGTCGGACACGGCGGCGGGGGTCCCCGAGGCCCCTGCCGCCCCCAAGTCGCGCAGGAGCGTCACCGGCACCCGCAGGACCGTCGCGGCGCTGTTCCTGCTGCCCGCGCTGCTGCTGCTCGGTGCGCTCGTGGTCTACCCGATCGGGTACTCCGTCATCCGCAGCTTCTACGACCAGTCCGGCGGCGGCTTCGCCGGACTCGACAACTACCGGGCCCTGTTCACCGACGACGGCATCCGCACCGCCCTGAAGAACAACGTCATCTGGGTGGTGTTCGCGCCGACGGTGGCGACCGCGCTCGGTCTGGTCTTCGCGGTGCTGACCGAACGGATCCGCTGGGGCACGGCGTTCAAGCTGGTCGTCTTCATGCCGATGGCGATCTCGATGCTCGCGGCGGGCATCATCTTCCGCCTGGTGTACGACCAGGACCCGGACAAGGGCGTCGCGAACGCGGTGTGGGTGGGGGTGCACGACACCTTCGCCGAGTCGTCGGCGTACCCGAAGGCGCACCCGGGCCGCGAGTCGCCGCTGGAGGCGGCCGGCGGAGGCGCCTTCGTCACCAAGGGGACGGTGCGCGTCGGGGACACCGTCGCGCTGCCGCTGGTCGGTGTCGCCCCGGACCTGATCCCGGACGACGCCGAGCGGGCGGCCGCGCCGAAGCCGCAGCCGGACCGGATCACCGGCACGACCTGGCAGGACTTCACCCGCGGCAAGGGCGTCGGCACGCTGAACGGCGTCGACGCCGACGAGCTGGGCTACCCCGGCATGAGGATCGAGGCGGTCCGGGACGGCACGGTGGTGGAGACGGCCACCGCGGCGGCCGACGGCACGTTCTCCCTGTCGGCCGCGGCGGACGGGGCACATCTCCGGCTTCCGGCGAGCAACTTCGAGGAGCCGTACAACGGCCTGGACTGGCTGGGCCCGTCGTTGGTCACGCCCGCCGTCATCGGCTCGTACATCTGGATGTGGGCGGGCTTCGCGATGGTGCTGATCGCGGCCGGACTCGCGGGCATGCCCCGGGAGTTGCTGGAGGCCGCGCGGGTCGACGGCGCCAACGAGTGGCAGGTGTTCAGACGGGTCACGGTGCCCCTGCTGGCGCCGGTGCTCGCGGTCGTCACCGTCACCCTGATGATCAACGTGCTGAAGGTGTTCGACCTGGTCTTCATCATCGCCCCCGGCTCCTCCCAGGACGACGCCGACGTCCTCGCGCTGGAGCTGTACCGCAAGGGCTTCTCCGAGGACCAGCCGGGCATCGCCAGCGCGATCGCGGTGTTCCTGCTGCTCCTGGTGATCCCGGTGATGTGGTTCAACGTGCGGCGGCTGAGGCGGGAGGTCAGGCGATGA
- a CDS encoding ABC transporter substrate-binding protein, producing the protein MRRTSRTIRIHRSPGTPTKTPTPRTRRAARTSAAVVAGVLAVSLTACGGSDDNGTDDGPDGTADETAATVTLPRLDGESLEVAAVWTGTEQANFKKVLAEFEKRTGAKVTFVPAQDPIVNFLGSKIAGGAPPDVALLPQPGAIKQAVEKNWAKPLGAEATKELAENYSQGWQDIGTVDGKQYGVYYKAANKSLIWYNAQVFENAGASEPKTWDELLTAAQTVYDSGVTPFSVGGADGWTLTDWFENVYLSQAGPEKYDRLAAHEIKWTDPSVKEALTTLAEIWGKPDYVAGGPGGALQTEFPASVTQTFTGGDQPKAGMVYEGDFVQVNIGETEAKVGTDAKVFPFPAVGDSPPVVSGGDAAVILKDSKASQALATFLASPDAAGIQAKLGGYLSPNRNVPNSAYPNAVQQKMAKALVDAGDDFRFDMSDQAPQAFGGTPGKGEWKALQDFLKNPKDIAGTQAKLEADAAAAYGD; encoded by the coding sequence ATGCGCAGGACGAGCAGAACCATCCGGATCCACAGGTCGCCCGGCACACCCACGAAAACGCCGACTCCCCGCACCCGCAGGGCGGCGAGAACCTCCGCCGCCGTCGTCGCGGGTGTCCTCGCGGTCTCGCTCACGGCGTGCGGAGGGAGCGACGACAACGGTACCGACGACGGCCCGGACGGCACCGCCGACGAGACCGCCGCCACCGTCACGCTTCCCCGGCTGGACGGTGAGAGTCTCGAGGTCGCCGCCGTGTGGACCGGCACCGAACAGGCCAACTTCAAGAAGGTCCTGGCGGAGTTCGAGAAGCGCACCGGCGCGAAGGTGACCTTCGTTCCCGCCCAGGACCCCATCGTCAACTTCCTCGGGTCGAAGATCGCGGGCGGCGCCCCGCCCGACGTGGCGCTGCTGCCGCAGCCGGGCGCCATCAAGCAGGCCGTGGAGAAGAACTGGGCCAAGCCGCTGGGCGCCGAGGCCACCAAGGAGCTCGCCGAGAACTACTCGCAGGGCTGGCAGGACATCGGCACGGTCGACGGCAAGCAGTACGGCGTCTACTACAAGGCCGCCAACAAGTCGCTGATCTGGTACAACGCCCAGGTCTTCGAGAACGCGGGCGCGAGCGAGCCGAAGACGTGGGACGAGCTGCTCACCGCGGCGCAGACGGTCTACGACTCCGGCGTCACCCCGTTCTCGGTCGGCGGCGCCGACGGCTGGACGCTGACCGACTGGTTCGAGAACGTCTACCTCTCCCAGGCGGGCCCGGAGAAGTACGACCGGCTCGCCGCGCACGAGATCAAGTGGACGGACCCCTCCGTGAAGGAGGCGCTGACCACACTGGCGGAGATCTGGGGCAAGCCGGACTACGTGGCGGGCGGCCCGGGCGGCGCGCTGCAGACCGAGTTCCCGGCCTCCGTGACGCAGACGTTCACCGGCGGTGACCAGCCCAAGGCCGGCATGGTCTACGAGGGCGACTTCGTGCAGGTCAACATCGGTGAGACCGAGGCGAAGGTCGGCACGGATGCGAAGGTGTTCCCGTTCCCCGCGGTCGGTGACAGCCCGCCCGTGGTGTCCGGCGGCGACGCGGCCGTGATCCTGAAGGACTCGAAGGCGTCACAGGCCCTGGCGACCTTCCTCGCCTCCCCGGACGCGGCCGGCATCCAGGCGAAGCTGGGCGGCTACCTCTCGCCGAACAGGAACGTGCCGAACTCGGCGTATCCGAACGCGGTGCAGCAGAAGATGGCCAAGGCGCTCGTCGACGCCGGGGACGACTTCCGCTTCGACATGTCCGACCAGGCTCCGCAGGCGTTCGGCGGCACCCCCGGCAAGGGCGAGTGGAAGGCGCTGCAGGACTTCCTGAAGAACCCGAAGGACATCGCGGGGACGCAGGCGAAGCTGGAGGCCGACGCGGCCGCGGCGTACGGGGACTGA
- a CDS encoding FHA domain-containing protein, whose translation MQIRLTVVDPLGPPSPARGHVVVTAPAGTALAAVAAALVSAVSGGDGGSGSSSGSGAPVLYAGDQWLDVQRCTLGEPPLIDGAVLAVGAPGAPEPHPELDDTPTRLHVVAGPDAGGVHLLHGGEIRIGRSADADVPLDDPDVSRLHCAVTVGPDGRVSVADLGSTNGTTLDGRRVGPRPVALAPGALLRIGESALRLTPAAGPGARARTTPDGEGHVRVPGPPAGDDRGGDGGEPAGAGASAGTTSGTGTLGSGYARVPAAQPAQPGRPTHHGYGSAPWATVSGGYGAGAPLVPGQGGAPGIENPGTGPSGPGGRTVHVVPRGEVPRAPKGRRVSQPRPADGTPDTGRPGDPGDPYGGTAPEPPAPPAPPTGATRSGTGGPGSPAPTSRKGTPLRGTDLDDTGLAQQPSGARRRGGLSAWARRLTGGRQEPETAGSDGRTGGETAGAVPPGRAVAAPGPPETWPDPAALLLTALGPGPRLWERGPGHPETLAIRLGTADRAAPGGAGLLPAVPMTSGLREVGSLGLAGPRERLTGLARVVLAQLAALHSPDALEIVLIAADRSRPLEERTAAWAWLGWLPHVRPGHGQDCRLLLAHDREQAAARTEELLRRLADHDHAAQSSPTRPAPPTGPAPAAPLIPEQPRPDGADRGERRPPSRAVGDGAGPADGSAGPYTVVVVDGDPGDAGVRDALVRLAVEGPRAGIHLLCLAETSAASAASPVTRTYEAACAVTPAFRECGAVALLSGDVATTLRLLRVAGTGTGTAPGPVGHGTVATVDAVSPAWAERFARALAPLRPEGAPGTVHPRVSAPLPPSARLLDELGLARATPASLMARWADAADDRESVGGRVSAVLGAGPRGPVCADLAAEGPHLLVEGPPGSGRTELLRAVVASLAAAERPDRLGVVLVDGRCAAASGGGPGDGLRMCTDVPHVTTHLSANDPVRMREFAQSLSAELKRRAELLGRSDFVEWHTGRELSDRMVAQRTTAPRGQAAAGGEYPGDDLDAPPSSTLRLRPGAARRRAETPPPLPRLVVVVDDLDALVAPALGSPGRPAAGSVLRALEAVAREGERLGVHLVAATGPCARTAETEPVRRATLRVTLDPPAPGGRGDTSPFEQGRGSEGEPAPGRGQLVHPDGTVTAFQGGRVTGRIPRTATLRPTVVPLEWHRMGDPPARRPVRELGNGPTDLALLASALERAARQVSATEVPSLL comes from the coding sequence ATGCAGATCCGGCTGACCGTCGTAGACCCGCTGGGCCCGCCCTCCCCCGCACGGGGCCACGTGGTCGTCACCGCCCCCGCCGGTACGGCCCTGGCGGCGGTGGCCGCCGCGCTGGTCTCCGCGGTGTCCGGCGGCGACGGGGGATCCGGCTCCTCCTCGGGCTCGGGCGCCCCGGTGCTGTACGCCGGTGACCAGTGGCTGGACGTCCAGCGCTGCACCCTCGGCGAACCTCCGCTGATCGACGGCGCGGTGCTGGCCGTGGGCGCCCCCGGCGCACCCGAACCGCATCCCGAGCTGGACGACACCCCGACCAGGCTCCATGTCGTCGCGGGTCCCGACGCGGGCGGCGTCCATCTGCTGCACGGCGGCGAGATCCGCATCGGCCGCTCGGCCGACGCCGATGTGCCGCTCGACGACCCGGACGTGTCCCGGCTGCACTGCGCGGTGACGGTCGGCCCGGACGGCAGGGTCTCGGTCGCCGACCTCGGTTCCACCAACGGCACGACCCTGGACGGCCGGCGGGTGGGCCCGCGCCCGGTCGCGCTGGCACCGGGCGCGCTGCTGCGGATCGGCGAGTCGGCCCTGCGCCTCACCCCGGCCGCCGGGCCGGGAGCCCGCGCGCGGACGACCCCGGACGGGGAGGGGCACGTCCGCGTACCGGGTCCCCCCGCGGGCGACGACCGCGGTGGCGACGGCGGGGAACCGGCCGGGGCGGGGGCGTCGGCCGGGACGACCTCGGGGACGGGGACGCTGGGGTCGGGGTACGCGCGGGTACCGGCCGCGCAACCTGCGCAGCCGGGCCGTCCGACCCACCACGGCTACGGTTCCGCCCCCTGGGCCACCGTCTCGGGCGGATACGGGGCGGGCGCGCCGCTGGTCCCCGGCCAGGGCGGCGCACCGGGGATCGAGAACCCCGGGACGGGCCCCTCCGGCCCCGGCGGGCGCACGGTGCACGTCGTTCCCCGGGGCGAGGTGCCGCGGGCCCCCAAGGGGCGCCGGGTGTCGCAGCCGAGGCCTGCCGACGGCACCCCGGACACCGGGCGTCCGGGCGACCCGGGCGACCCGTACGGCGGGACGGCCCCAGAACCCCCGGCGCCCCCGGCACCCCCCACCGGGGCCACCCGCTCGGGCACCGGCGGCCCCGGAAGCCCTGCCCCCACCAGCCGTAAGGGCACCCCGCTGCGCGGCACCGACCTGGACGACACCGGGCTCGCGCAGCAGCCTTCCGGCGCCCGCAGGCGCGGCGGGCTCTCCGCGTGGGCGCGGCGGCTGACCGGGGGACGCCAGGAGCCGGAGACCGCCGGGTCGGACGGGCGGACCGGCGGGGAGACGGCCGGTGCCGTCCCGCCCGGACGGGCCGTGGCCGCGCCGGGCCCGCCCGAGACCTGGCCCGACCCCGCCGCCCTGCTGCTGACCGCGCTGGGCCCCGGCCCCCGGCTGTGGGAGCGCGGGCCCGGCCATCCGGAGACCCTCGCGATACGCCTCGGCACGGCCGACCGGGCGGCGCCGGGCGGCGCGGGTCTGCTGCCCGCCGTACCGATGACCTCGGGACTGCGCGAGGTGGGCTCGCTGGGCCTGGCCGGCCCGCGCGAGCGGCTCACCGGGCTGGCCCGCGTGGTGCTGGCCCAGCTCGCCGCGCTGCACTCCCCCGACGCGCTGGAGATCGTCCTGATCGCCGCGGACCGCTCCCGCCCCCTGGAGGAGCGGACCGCCGCATGGGCCTGGCTGGGCTGGCTGCCGCACGTACGCCCAGGACACGGCCAGGACTGCCGGCTGCTCCTCGCCCACGACCGCGAACAGGCCGCGGCCCGCACCGAGGAACTGCTGCGCCGCCTGGCGGACCACGACCACGCGGCCCAGTCCTCGCCCACCCGGCCGGCCCCGCCCACCGGGCCGGCCCCCGCCGCCCCGCTCATCCCGGAGCAGCCCCGCCCCGACGGAGCCGACCGGGGCGAGCGCCGGCCTCCCTCCCGGGCCGTGGGCGACGGCGCCGGCCCGGCGGACGGTTCCGCGGGGCCGTACACCGTGGTCGTCGTGGACGGCGACCCCGGGGACGCCGGGGTGCGCGACGCGCTGGTGCGGCTGGCCGTGGAGGGGCCGCGGGCCGGGATCCACCTGCTGTGTCTCGCGGAGACGTCCGCCGCCTCCGCCGCGTCCCCGGTCACGCGGACGTACGAGGCGGCCTGCGCGGTGACCCCGGCGTTCCGGGAGTGCGGTGCCGTCGCCCTGCTCAGCGGGGACGTGGCGACCACCCTGCGGCTGCTGCGGGTGGCCGGCACCGGTACGGGCACGGCACCGGGGCCGGTCGGTCACGGCACGGTCGCCACGGTCGACGCGGTCTCCCCGGCGTGGGCCGAACGCTTCGCGCGGGCGCTGGCACCGCTGCGCCCGGAGGGCGCCCCCGGCACGGTGCACCCGCGGGTGTCGGCGCCGCTGCCCCCGTCGGCGCGGCTGCTGGACGAACTGGGGCTGGCCCGCGCCACCCCGGCCTCGCTGATGGCCCGCTGGGCGGACGCGGCCGACGACAGGGAGAGCGTCGGCGGCCGGGTGTCCGCGGTGCTGGGCGCCGGTCCGCGCGGCCCGGTCTGCGCCGACCTCGCGGCCGAGGGGCCGCATCTGCTGGTGGAGGGGCCGCCCGGCAGCGGCCGTACCGAACTGCTCCGGGCCGTCGTCGCCTCCCTGGCCGCGGCCGAACGGCCGGACCGGCTGGGCGTCGTCCTGGTGGACGGCCGGTGCGCCGCCGCGTCGGGCGGCGGTCCGGGCGACGGACTGCGGATGTGTACGGACGTACCGCACGTCACCACGCATCTCAGCGCCAACGACCCGGTGCGGATGCGGGAGTTCGCCCAGTCGCTGAGCGCCGAGCTGAAACGGCGTGCCGAACTGCTCGGCCGGTCGGACTTCGTGGAGTGGCACACCGGGCGTGAGCTGTCGGACCGTATGGTCGCCCAGCGCACGACCGCGCCCCGCGGCCAGGCGGCCGCCGGCGGTGAGTACCCGGGGGACGACCTGGACGCCCCGCCCAGTTCGACGCTGCGGCTGCGGCCCGGGGCCGCGCGGCGCAGGGCCGAGACCCCGCCGCCGTTGCCCCGGCTGGTGGTGGTCGTGGACGACCTGGACGCGCTGGTCGCCCCCGCGCTCGGCTCGCCGGGGCGGCCCGCCGCCGGGTCGGTGCTGCGGGCGCTGGAGGCGGTCGCCCGGGAGGGCGAGCGCCTCGGCGTGCACCTGGTGGCCGCCACCGGCCCCTGCGCCCGTACGGCGGAGACCGAGCCGGTGCGGCGGGCGACCCTGCGCGTGACGCTCGACCCGCCCGCGCCGGGCGGCCGCGGGGACACCTCCCCGTTCGAGCAGGGCCGGGGCAGCGAAGGAGAACCGGCTCCGGGTCGCGGGCAGTTGGTCCACCCGGACGGCACGGTGACCGCGTTCCAGGGCGGCCGGGTGACCGGCCGCATCCCGCGTACGGCGACGCTGCGGCCCACGGTCGTGCCGCTGGAGTGGCACCGCATGGGCGATCCGCCGGCCCGCCGCCCGGTCCGGGAACTCGGCAACGGCCCGACCGACCTCGCGCTGCTCGCCAGCGCGCTGGAACGCGCGGCCCGCCAGGTCTCGGCCACCGAGGTGCCGTCCCTGCTCTGA
- a CDS encoding serine/threonine-protein kinase, with protein MRPVGSKYLLEEQIGRGATGTVWRGRQRQTAGAEAAVPGQPGETVAIKVLKEELASDADIVTRFLRERSVLLRLTHPNIVRVRDLVVEGDLLALVMDLVQGPDLHRYLRENGPFTPVAAALLTAQISDALAVSHADGVVHRDLKPANVLLRQDGGALHPMLTDFGIARLADSPGLTRTHEFVGTPAYIAPESAEGRPQTSAVDIYGAGILLYELVTGRPPFSGGSALEVLHQHLSAEPRRPSTVPDPLWTVIERCLSKDPERRPSAENLAHGLRVVADGTGVHANSAQIAAAENVGVLLAPDPAPAPVPGTPAAPGAADPTQVLPHTGGAYDPNGATSVLPHAGAHTGGPSGAADPTAVMPPVPPGPPGQGGQGQGGPDDPHPWQNQLRAARDRNEQTQVQYLDPGEDPLRRRPQRQVARPPQPAQQPQPSQQPQRRRSAPGHGQQPQPYQQPQQYAPPPPQRPRQPEPQRYTPPPEPRRPAREPRQRQRSANPMRIPGLGCLKGCLFTILILFVASWLIWELSPLQDWIGSGKGYWDQLTDWFGTATEWVQDLGGPGAP; from the coding sequence GTGCGGCCGGTAGGGAGCAAGTACCTGCTCGAGGAGCAGATCGGACGCGGTGCCACGGGCACCGTCTGGCGGGGCCGCCAGAGGCAGACCGCGGGGGCCGAGGCGGCGGTGCCCGGCCAGCCGGGTGAGACCGTCGCGATCAAGGTCCTCAAGGAGGAGCTCGCGAGCGACGCGGACATCGTGACGCGGTTCCTGCGGGAGCGCTCCGTCCTGCTCAGGCTGACCCACCCCAACATCGTCCGGGTCCGCGACCTGGTCGTCGAGGGCGACCTGCTGGCTCTGGTCATGGACCTCGTCCAGGGCCCCGACCTGCACCGCTACCTGCGGGAGAACGGCCCGTTCACCCCCGTCGCCGCCGCGCTGCTGACCGCCCAGATCTCCGACGCGCTCGCCGTCAGCCACGCCGACGGCGTGGTGCACCGCGACCTGAAGCCCGCCAACGTCCTGCTCAGGCAGGACGGCGGCGCGCTGCACCCGATGCTGACCGACTTCGGCATCGCCCGGCTGGCCGACTCCCCGGGCCTGACCCGCACCCACGAGTTCGTCGGCACGCCCGCGTACATCGCGCCCGAGTCCGCCGAGGGCCGCCCGCAGACCTCCGCCGTCGACATCTACGGTGCCGGCATCCTGCTGTACGAGCTGGTCACCGGCCGCCCGCCGTTCTCCGGCGGCTCCGCCCTGGAGGTGCTGCACCAGCACCTGAGCGCCGAACCGCGCCGCCCCTCCACGGTCCCGGACCCGCTGTGGACGGTCATCGAGCGCTGCCTCAGCAAGGATCCCGAGCGCCGGCCCAGCGCCGAGAACCTCGCGCACGGCCTGCGGGTCGTCGCCGACGGAACCGGTGTGCACGCGAACTCCGCGCAGATCGCCGCCGCGGAGAACGTCGGTGTGCTCCTCGCGCCCGACCCGGCGCCCGCCCCCGTGCCCGGCACACCGGCCGCGCCCGGTGCCGCCGACCCGACGCAGGTACTGCCGCACACCGGGGGCGCGTACGACCCCAACGGCGCGACCAGCGTCCTGCCGCACGCCGGTGCCCACACCGGCGGGCCCTCCGGTGCCGCCGACCCGACCGCCGTCATGCCCCCGGTGCCACCGGGCCCGCCCGGCCAGGGCGGTCAGGGACAGGGTGGCCCCGACGACCCGCACCCCTGGCAGAACCAGCTACGCGCGGCCCGCGACCGCAACGAGCAGACACAGGTCCAGTACCTCGACCCGGGCGAGGACCCACTGCGCCGCCGCCCCCAGCGGCAGGTCGCCCGGCCACCGCAGCCCGCGCAGCAGCCGCAGCCGTCGCAGCAGCCGCAGCGGCGCCGGTCCGCCCCCGGCCACGGACAGCAGCCGCAGCCGTACCAGCAGCCGCAGCAGTACGCCCCGCCACCGCCGCAGCGGCCGCGGCAGCCGGAGCCGCAGCGCTACACCCCGCCGCCGGAGCCGCGGCGTCCCGCGCGCGAGCCGCGGCAGCGGCAGCGCAGCGCCAACCCGATGCGCATCCCCGGCCTCGGCTGCCTGAAGGGCTGCCTGTTCACGATCCTCATCCTGTTCGTCGCGAGCTGGCTGATCTGGGAGCTGAGCCCGCTGCAGGACTGGATCGGCAGTGGCAAGGGCTACTGGGACCAGCTCACCGACTGGTTCGGCACGGCGACGGAATGGGTCCAGGACCTGGGCGGACCCGGGGCGCCGTAG
- a CDS encoding serine/threonine-protein kinase, producing the protein MARKIGSRYTAHQILGRGSAGTVWLGEGPRGPVAIKLLREDLSSDQELVGRFVGERTALLGLEHPHIVSVRDLVVDGNDLALVMDLVRGTDLRTRLDRERRLAPEAAVAIVADIADGLAAAHAAGVVHRDVKPENILLDMQGPLGPGGSHRALLTDFGVAKLIDTPRRTRATKIIGTPDYLAPEIVEGLPPRASVDIYALATVLYELLAGFTPFGGGHPGAVLRRHVTESVVPLPGIPDELWQLLVQCLAKAPASRLRASELGTRLRELLPMLAGMPPLDVDEPDNDPVEPERPERGNIPVSGPAPGTGVPVRRRGAVPLVPGARPADSNRDTHTSMRVPTPDELAGGARGTARAPRASGARRPGSARNRVLARRRRLTLAALTVTLLAAVGAGAWLATSDDEPGTTSPGGGNGTGNSAPAVP; encoded by the coding sequence TTGGCACGGAAGATCGGCAGCCGGTACACCGCCCACCAGATCCTGGGCCGGGGCAGCGCCGGCACGGTGTGGCTCGGCGAGGGGCCGCGAGGACCCGTCGCCATCAAGCTGCTGCGCGAGGACCTCTCCTCCGACCAGGAACTCGTGGGACGTTTCGTGGGGGAGCGGACGGCACTGCTCGGCCTGGAGCACCCGCACATCGTCTCGGTGCGCGACCTGGTGGTCGACGGCAACGACCTCGCCCTGGTCATGGACCTGGTCCGCGGCACGGATCTGCGCACCCGGCTCGACCGGGAGCGCAGGCTCGCCCCGGAGGCCGCGGTGGCGATCGTCGCCGACATCGCGGACGGCCTGGCGGCGGCGCACGCGGCGGGGGTCGTGCACCGGGACGTCAAACCGGAGAACATCCTGCTGGACATGCAGGGCCCGCTCGGTCCCGGCGGCTCGCACCGCGCCCTGCTGACCGACTTCGGCGTGGCCAAACTCATCGACACCCCGCGCCGCACCCGGGCCACGAAGATCATCGGAACACCGGACTACCTGGCGCCGGAGATCGTGGAAGGCCTGCCGCCGCGCGCGTCGGTCGACATCTACGCGCTCGCCACGGTCCTGTACGAGCTGCTCGCGGGCTTCACGCCGTTCGGCGGCGGACACCCCGGGGCGGTGCTGCGCCGCCACGTCACCGAGTCGGTGGTCCCGCTCCCCGGCATCCCCGACGAACTGTGGCAGCTGCTCGTGCAGTGCCTGGCCAAGGCGCCGGCCTCGCGGCTGCGGGCCTCGGAACTGGGGACCCGGCTGCGGGAGCTGCTGCCGATGCTGGCGGGGATGCCGCCGCTGGACGTGGACGAGCCGGACAACGATCCGGTGGAGCCGGAGAGGCCGGAGCGAGGGAACATCCCGGTCTCCGGCCCGGCACCGGGCACCGGGGTGCCCGTGCGGCGGCGCGGCGCGGTCCCGCTGGTGCCGGGTGCGAGGCCGGCCGACTCCAACCGGGACACCCACACCTCGATGCGGGTGCCGACCCCCGACGAGCTGGCCGGCGGCGCCCGCGGCACGGCCCGCGCGCCCCGCGCGAGCGGCGCCCGCCGTCCCGGTTCGGCCCGCAACCGCGTGCTGGCCCGCCGGCGCCGGCTGACCCTGGCCGCGCTGACGGTGACCCTGCTGGCCGCGGTGGGCGCCGGCGCCTGGCTGGCCACCTCGGACGACGAGCCGGGAACAACCTCCCCGGGCGGCGGCAACGGCACCGGCAACTCGGCCCCGGCCGTCCCCTGA